Proteins from one Arthrobacter sp. Soc17.1.1.1 genomic window:
- a CDS encoding Asp23/Gls24 family envelope stress response protein has product MALNEDQPRLGCGRIIDDVWASIDQPPTLHEQGCPDCRSARLALHHLAEVTGSLRDRDRDDPALQPGVRVKEAIMMVARAEIRRSRRTPLATTPLGTIDISEQALSGLIRFAASTLPGVRARRCVITSAQTTPRPATAAVDAEDVRITLTVAVSAQVRIPETMELVRERVGMIVRTQTSITMQQIDIVVEDLYDV; this is encoded by the coding sequence ATGGCGTTGAATGAGGATCAACCGCGTCTGGGGTGCGGTCGGATCATCGACGACGTGTGGGCATCCATCGACCAGCCCCCCACTCTCCACGAACAGGGGTGCCCCGACTGCCGGAGTGCACGCCTCGCGCTCCACCACCTGGCAGAGGTCACAGGATCGCTGCGCGACCGCGATCGCGACGACCCTGCCCTGCAGCCCGGCGTCCGGGTCAAGGAGGCGATCATGATGGTCGCCCGAGCCGAGATCCGGCGGAGTCGACGCACACCACTGGCCACCACGCCGCTGGGCACCATCGACATCAGCGAACAGGCGCTGAGCGGGCTCATCCGGTTCGCGGCGTCCACCCTGCCCGGGGTCCGCGCGCGCCGCTGCGTCATCACCAGTGCACAGACGACCCCTCGACCCGCGACCGCGGCAGTGGACGCCGAGGACGTGCGCATCACCCTCACCGTGGCCGTCTCCGCGCAGGTGAGGATTCCCGAGACCATGGAGCTGGTCCGCGAACGGGTCGGCATGATCGTGCGGACACAGACGTCCATCACCATGCAGCAGATCGACATCGTTGTGGAGGACCTCTATGACGTCTGA
- a CDS encoding RNA polymerase sigma factor: protein MEPTHDDAGVPVPAGTHDPGGPGSGRSFDALIDDAAPTEMIGLSSGTRVEPPPSAPGGSDAATPQGTPVSAAAPSFDQVEVPLDTLDESTIVSRAQDGDLDAFEWLVSAYQGGVFRLAFRMLGDHAEAEDIVQETFIAAWRNLPTLSAPQAFIPWLYQSATNKCFDLLRGRQRRPVDPIPFDDEGGSEGSTDAALRDGGSGRRMLTARGSRNAQDPALHHETEAQMQALADLLQTVPAGSRACWLLRDVHEFSYAEIAVIVQLPESTVRGRIARARRLLAEGMQPWR from the coding sequence ATGGAACCCACCCACGACGATGCGGGCGTGCCGGTGCCCGCGGGGACCCACGACCCTGGTGGACCGGGTTCCGGCCGGTCCTTCGACGCCCTGATCGACGATGCTGCGCCGACGGAGATGATCGGGCTCAGTTCCGGGACACGGGTGGAACCGCCGCCGTCCGCGCCGGGCGGAAGCGATGCAGCGACGCCGCAGGGGACGCCCGTGTCGGCGGCAGCGCCGTCGTTCGATCAGGTGGAGGTGCCACTGGACACGCTGGACGAATCGACGATCGTCTCCCGGGCGCAGGACGGCGACCTCGACGCGTTCGAGTGGCTGGTTTCCGCCTATCAGGGCGGGGTGTTCCGGCTGGCGTTCAGGATGCTGGGCGATCATGCCGAGGCCGAGGACATCGTGCAGGAGACCTTCATCGCCGCCTGGCGGAACCTGCCGACGCTCTCCGCTCCTCAGGCTTTCATCCCCTGGTTGTACCAGTCCGCTACGAACAAATGCTTCGACCTGCTCCGCGGCCGCCAGCGCCGGCCGGTCGATCCCATCCCCTTCGACGATGAGGGCGGATCGGAAGGATCGACGGACGCCGCGCTTCGTGACGGTGGGTCCGGACGCCGGATGCTCACCGCACGCGGATCGAGGAACGCCCAGGATCCGGCGCTCCACCACGAGACCGAGGCCCAGATGCAGGCGCTCGCCGACCTGCTGCAGACCGTCCCTGCCGGTTCGAGAGCCTGCTGGCTACTGCGGGATGTCCACGAATTCTCGTACGCTGAGATAGCAGTGATCGTGCAACTACCCGAAAGTACTGTGCGCGGACGCATTGCGCGGGCCCGACGGCTCCTCGCGGAAGGGATGCAACCATGGCGTTGA
- a CDS encoding Asp23/Gls24 family envelope stress response protein has protein sequence MADDQSTAARRVAAVPTTGEEQKRQAEQVREAPKYQAASPLQTDQGNTSIADTVVQKIAGISAREVPGVYAMGNAARRAFDQLAERIPGSQTNASGGVSIEKGEKQTAIDVTVVVEYGASIVDVSNNIRRNIISAVERATGLEVLEVNVTVSDVHLPTDDDADTSSNGSKTSSTGKELE, from the coding sequence ATGGCAGACGATCAGAGCACAGCAGCACGCCGGGTAGCGGCAGTCCCCACCACGGGTGAGGAGCAGAAGCGCCAGGCGGAGCAGGTGCGCGAGGCCCCGAAGTACCAGGCCGCGAGTCCCCTGCAGACCGATCAGGGCAACACGTCGATCGCAGACACCGTGGTGCAGAAGATCGCGGGCATCTCGGCTCGTGAGGTCCCGGGCGTGTACGCCATGGGCAATGCTGCTCGCCGCGCCTTCGACCAGCTCGCCGAGCGTATCCCCGGATCCCAGACCAATGCCTCCGGCGGGGTCAGCATCGAGAAGGGCGAGAAGCAGACCGCCATCGATGTCACCGTCGTCGTCGAGTACGGGGCGTCGATCGTGGATGTCAGCAACAACATCCGCAGGAACATCATCAGCGCCGTGGAGCGTGCGACGGGCCTCGAGGTCCTCGAGGTCAACGTGACCGTCTCCGACGTGCACCTGCCCACGGACGACGATGCAGACACTTCCTCGAACGGGTCCAAGACGTCGTCGACCGGCAAGGAACTCGAGTAG
- a CDS encoding Asp23/Gls24 family envelope stress response protein — protein MAIITPTSGVRHEASSRPDHAAAAGTGPAARQEPPAVRGRGTLTMSEKVVEKVAAQGASELPFVGGFGGGVLGVGRHAGTGQRPRASVNLSGTGVTVFLDIALDFPADVAARSADIRRHVTSTLERVTGLRVRRIDITIKALTTGSHRTARSLQ, from the coding sequence ATGGCCATCATCACGCCCACGAGCGGCGTCAGGCATGAGGCATCCTCCCGCCCAGATCACGCAGCAGCAGCCGGGACGGGCCCGGCAGCCCGGCAGGAACCGCCGGCAGTGCGCGGCCGAGGCACGCTCACGATGAGCGAGAAGGTCGTCGAAAAGGTCGCGGCGCAGGGCGCGTCCGAGCTCCCGTTCGTCGGGGGATTCGGCGGCGGGGTCCTGGGCGTCGGACGGCACGCAGGGACCGGGCAGCGCCCCCGCGCCTCGGTGAACCTCAGCGGCACAGGTGTCACAGTGTTCCTCGACATCGCTCTGGACTTCCCGGCGGACGTCGCGGCGCGGTCGGCGGACATCCGCCGGCACGTGACCAGCACACTCGAGCGCGTCACCGGCCTCCGGGTACGCCGGATCGACATCACCATCAAGGCCCTCACCACGGGATCCCACCGAACCGCCAGGAGCCTGCAATGA
- a CDS encoding DUF6286 domain-containing protein: MSSTTIRRRPARSIPAIICAALLLGAASSAVWAGIAALAGDTRLLGAATAASAAPWSDQAVLVAAMLTAVAGLLLILMALVPGRYDAYLINHGGAARAALRNRGLETFLTDVAQTIDGVDSARTAVSTRRAEIRVATYLLERGELKATVTRTLQQRIESLDLAHPPRVSVNVSTYRT, from the coding sequence ATGAGCAGCACCACGATCCGCAGGCGCCCGGCCCGGAGCATCCCGGCGATCATCTGCGCGGCCCTGCTCCTCGGCGCAGCATCATCAGCGGTCTGGGCCGGCATCGCCGCCCTCGCCGGAGACACCCGCCTGCTCGGCGCAGCCACGGCCGCGAGCGCGGCGCCCTGGTCGGACCAGGCGGTACTCGTCGCGGCGATGCTCACCGCAGTGGCCGGCCTGTTGCTGATCCTCATGGCCCTGGTTCCGGGCCGATACGACGCCTACCTGATCAACCATGGAGGTGCAGCTCGGGCCGCGCTGAGGAACAGAGGGCTCGAGACCTTCCTGACCGACGTCGCGCAGACGATCGACGGCGTCGATTCCGCCAGGACGGCGGTGTCGACCCGCAGGGCCGAGATCCGCGTCGCGACGTACCTGCTCGAGCGCGGAGAACTGAAGGCAACCGTCACCCGCACGCTCCAGCAGCGGATCGAATCCCTGGATCTCGCACACCCACCCCGGGTGTCCGTGAATGTCAGCACCTACAGGACCTAG
- the amaP gene encoding alkaline shock response membrane anchor protein AmaP gives MRYTAGRLNRVWLTIIGIILLGGGAMATGIGLGVLDGAALYGLRAPGQDQPVLLLAGDDPVLAGVLTAVGTILGLLAVLWLLAQVPRKRGASTLKLEDPDGRGLTVLRPTLLEDAISSRVEELDDVTGAKAVVRGSSRTPDITIRVITTCHADIPRVVRDVEERIRHDLQETLGQEPAALAIGVDVRADSKKDGTVTLEAVPLRA, from the coding sequence ATGCGCTACACCGCAGGACGTCTCAACCGCGTCTGGCTCACGATCATCGGCATCATCCTCCTCGGCGGCGGGGCGATGGCGACGGGCATCGGCCTCGGCGTGCTCGACGGCGCCGCCCTCTACGGACTGCGCGCGCCGGGACAGGACCAGCCCGTCCTCCTGCTCGCAGGTGACGACCCGGTACTCGCCGGCGTCCTCACCGCCGTCGGCACCATCCTGGGGCTCCTCGCCGTCCTGTGGCTTCTGGCGCAGGTACCTCGCAAGCGCGGAGCTTCCACGCTGAAGCTAGAGGACCCCGACGGGAGAGGACTGACCGTCCTGAGACCCACCCTGCTCGAGGACGCGATCAGCAGCCGTGTCGAGGAGCTCGACGACGTGACCGGCGCGAAAGCCGTGGTCCGCGGGTCCTCCCGGACCCCGGACATCACCATCCGTGTCATCACCACCTGCCACGCGGACATCCCGCGTGTCGTCCGGGACGTCGAGGAGCGCATCAGGCACGACCTGCAAGAGACCCTCGGCCAGGAACCAGCAGCCCTGGCCATCGGAGTCGACGTCCGCGCCGACTCGAAGAAAGACGGCACAGTCACCCTCGAAGCCGTACCGCTTCGCGCCTGA
- a CDS encoding CsbD family protein, with product MGLDDKIKNAAEKVTGKVKEGVGEATDNERLRSEGHADQAKADMKGAGENVKDAFKK from the coding sequence ATGGGACTGGACGACAAGATCAAGAACGCGGCGGAGAAGGTGACCGGCAAGGTCAAGGAGGGCGTCGGTGAGGCCACCGACAACGAACGCCTCCGCTCCGAAGGCCACGCCGACCAGGCCAAGGCCGACATGAAAGGCGCCGGGGAGAACGTGAAGGACGCGTTCAAGAAGTAG
- a CDS encoding MBL fold metallo-hydrolase → MTPAQHTTLESPFEGLHATPTARLPYQHNVLLRSYILERPHGSVIIYNSPGISDAASDIRALGEPTRLLVNHSHESMYGPPALDVPIWIHEKDHSGGTGALDIAGTFNGRTMIDDDLDVIPTPGHTPGTTSYLWDNGTRRFLFTGDFIWIENGEWKAVLLSPAGRSDYLDSLALVRNLDFDVLIPWGATDDGAPIGVVKDQSEKRDRIDAIITRIEAGGNR, encoded by the coding sequence ATGACGCCCGCACAGCACACAACACTGGAATCACCCTTCGAGGGGTTGCATGCCACCCCGACAGCCCGACTTCCCTACCAGCACAACGTACTGCTGCGCTCCTACATCCTCGAACGCCCCCACGGCAGCGTGATCATCTACAACTCCCCCGGGATCAGCGACGCGGCATCCGACATACGAGCGCTCGGCGAACCCACCCGCCTCCTGGTGAACCACAGCCACGAATCGATGTACGGGCCACCCGCGCTCGACGTACCCATCTGGATCCACGAGAAGGACCACTCCGGGGGCACCGGGGCCCTGGACATCGCCGGCACGTTCAACGGGCGGACCATGATCGATGACGACCTCGACGTCATCCCCACCCCCGGCCACACCCCAGGAACGACCTCCTACCTGTGGGACAACGGGACGCGCCGCTTCCTCTTCACCGGTGACTTCATCTGGATCGAGAACGGCGAGTGGAAGGCCGTGCTCCTCAGCCCCGCAGGGCGCAGCGACTACCTCGACAGTCTCGCCCTCGTCCGCAACCTCGATTTCGACGTGCTCATCCCCTGGGGCGCCACCGACGACGGCGCCCCCATCGGAGTCGTGAAAGACCAGTCGGAGAAACGCGACCGCATCGACGCGATCATCACCCGAATCGAAGCCGGCGGAAACCGCTGA
- a CDS encoding DUF4062 domain-containing protein, producing MSVPARPDVGSGVHRGPVFIRTPDQLLRVFVSSTLRELAEERKAVRTAVERMRLAPVMFELGARPHPPRDLYRAYLHRSEIFLGLYWQRYGWIAPDETVSGLEDEYNLAPPTMPRLIYIKDTGEAPEPRLVALLQRIKNDDRASYKTFETVDELRELVEADLATLLADRFDAAGAGLASLGDASPDGGLAGDGRHADGREPASIPVPTPLTALIGREKELDAITALLTHERARLVTLTGPGGIGKSRLAIELGRSMREAFPDGVTFVPLAAVTDPALVPTAIAGALGVRDTGAESLMDTLVTALQNRTSLIIADNFEQVMGATPTLTALLSAVPGLSFLVTSRAVLRVLGEHTIRIGPLHLPVEARLSPAAALESPSVQLFVQRARSVKPDFEVTAENVAAVTGVCRHLEGVPLALELAAASIRLLPPAALLERLRQHRPLVAAARDLPTRQRTIQDTIEWSVKLLTDQEAALLSRLGVFSGGFSLDAAEAIAGDGIDVLENLGTLVDSSLIQQQDRGDDAHFTMLVSVQEFARRALADAGLLEVIRETHARYYTDRSAVLEGRLKGRHQGETVLALIDEQDNLRAAVEFLIERREWDRLATLAWRYYVYWWVGGLLGEIRGWMEDLLDSDDVVTERSRAIALYLTRAITFWQEPHEWVVPGLTESAELFHASRDPSGEALARTSIALAHLAGSTPDTDRADDELENALTLFRSVDDVWGETLALVTLGRVAMLEGKVQRALNRFEESLTLAHRQEDTLSETIAEHHLGWAFLMLGDVDRASTQFEQSLTASSLTAHAEGIAYGLEGLVAIAATTGAIDTAGLLLGAAEALRERTGLYNAPTFSFHQQMIAPILASEAAAAFSHARREGRGLTASAAAAIALDPGNHGIDVATPGGTVATATVSTKAHSTPTLPGTPE from the coding sequence ATGAGCGTCCCGGCCCGCCCCGACGTGGGGTCCGGGGTCCACCGCGGCCCGGTCTTCATCCGGACCCCCGACCAGCTTCTCCGGGTGTTCGTGAGTTCGACCCTTCGTGAGCTCGCGGAGGAGCGCAAGGCCGTCCGTACCGCCGTCGAGCGGATGAGGCTTGCTCCGGTGATGTTCGAGCTCGGCGCCCGCCCACACCCCCCGAGAGACCTCTACCGCGCCTACCTCCACCGCAGTGAGATCTTCCTCGGCCTGTACTGGCAGCGCTACGGCTGGATAGCGCCCGACGAGACCGTGTCGGGGCTCGAGGACGAATACAACCTTGCGCCGCCGACGATGCCCCGGCTCATCTACATCAAGGACACGGGAGAGGCACCGGAACCGCGCCTGGTCGCCCTGCTTCAGCGCATCAAGAACGACGACCGGGCGTCGTACAAGACGTTCGAGACCGTCGACGAGCTTCGCGAACTCGTCGAGGCAGACCTCGCCACTCTCCTCGCGGACCGCTTCGACGCGGCCGGCGCGGGACTTGCCTCGCTCGGAGACGCATCCCCCGATGGCGGGTTGGCCGGCGACGGCCGGCACGCCGACGGCCGGGAGCCGGCATCCATACCAGTGCCGACACCGCTCACCGCCCTGATCGGCCGGGAGAAGGAACTGGACGCGATCACCGCCCTCCTCACCCACGAGCGGGCTCGCCTGGTCACCCTCACCGGACCCGGTGGTATCGGAAAGAGTCGCCTCGCGATCGAACTCGGACGATCGATGAGGGAAGCCTTCCCCGACGGGGTGACCTTCGTGCCCCTGGCAGCCGTCACAGATCCGGCTCTGGTTCCCACAGCGATCGCCGGAGCGCTCGGGGTTCGGGACACGGGAGCGGAATCGCTCATGGACACACTGGTGACGGCCCTCCAGAACCGCACCTCGCTCATCATCGCGGACAACTTCGAGCAGGTGATGGGCGCGACGCCGACGCTCACCGCCCTCCTGTCCGCGGTTCCCGGGCTCTCGTTCCTCGTCACCAGCAGAGCCGTGCTGCGGGTACTCGGCGAGCACACGATCAGGATCGGTCCCCTTCACCTACCGGTCGAGGCACGTCTCAGTCCTGCCGCTGCGCTGGAATCACCCTCGGTACAGCTGTTCGTGCAACGAGCACGATCGGTGAAACCCGACTTCGAGGTGACCGCTGAGAACGTCGCCGCCGTCACAGGTGTGTGCCGCCACCTCGAAGGGGTGCCCCTCGCCCTCGAACTGGCTGCAGCGAGCATCCGCCTCCTTCCGCCGGCCGCCCTGTTGGAGCGCCTTCGCCAGCATCGGCCGCTCGTGGCCGCGGCCAGAGACCTACCGACCAGACAACGCACCATCCAGGACACGATCGAATGGAGCGTGAAACTTCTCACCGACCAGGAAGCGGCACTGCTCTCCCGACTCGGCGTGTTCTCCGGCGGCTTCTCCCTCGATGCTGCAGAGGCGATCGCCGGCGACGGCATCGACGTGCTGGAGAATCTCGGGACCCTCGTCGACTCGAGCCTGATCCAGCAGCAGGATCGGGGCGACGATGCCCACTTCACCATGCTCGTCTCGGTGCAGGAGTTCGCTCGGCGAGCGCTCGCGGACGCCGGACTCCTCGAGGTCATCCGCGAGACCCACGCGCGCTACTACACCGATCGCAGCGCCGTGCTGGAAGGTCGACTGAAGGGGCGGCACCAGGGAGAGACGGTTCTCGCACTGATCGACGAACAGGACAACCTGCGTGCGGCCGTGGAGTTCCTCATCGAGCGTCGGGAGTGGGACCGACTCGCGACGCTGGCATGGCGTTACTACGTGTACTGGTGGGTCGGTGGTCTACTCGGTGAGATACGCGGCTGGATGGAAGACCTCCTCGACTCCGACGACGTCGTCACCGAACGCAGCAGAGCCATCGCCCTGTACCTGACTCGCGCCATCACCTTCTGGCAGGAGCCGCATGAGTGGGTGGTTCCAGGGCTCACCGAGAGCGCGGAGCTCTTCCACGCGTCGCGGGACCCGTCCGGAGAAGCCCTTGCCCGGACATCGATCGCCCTCGCCCACCTCGCCGGCTCCACACCGGATACCGATCGTGCCGATGACGAACTGGAGAACGCGCTGACGCTCTTCAGGTCCGTCGACGACGTCTGGGGAGAGACACTCGCCCTGGTGACCCTCGGCCGGGTGGCGATGCTCGAGGGCAAGGTGCAGCGGGCGCTCAACAGGTTCGAGGAGAGCCTCACCCTGGCCCACCGCCAGGAGGACACCCTCAGCGAGACCATCGCGGAGCATCACCTCGGCTGGGCCTTCCTGATGCTCGGCGACGTAGACCGGGCATCGACCCAATTCGAGCAGAGCCTCACCGCGTCATCACTCACCGCCCACGCAGAGGGAATCGCCTACGGACTGGAAGGACTCGTCGCCATCGCAGCCACCACGGGCGCGATCGACACAGCGGGTCTTCTTCTCGGGGCGGCGGAGGCGTTGAGGGAGCGAACAGGGCTCTACAACGCGCCGACGTTCTCCTTCCACCAGCAGATGATCGCTCCGATCCTCGCGAGCGAGGCCGCAGCGGCCTTCTCCCACGCGCGTCGGGAGGGCCGAGGGCTCACCGCATCCGCCGCGGCCGCCATCGCCCTCGACCCCGGCAACCACGGGATCGATGTCGCCACACCCGGCGGGACCGTCGCCACTGCCACAGTTTCCACGAAGGCCCACTCGACGCCGACGCTTCCCGGAACGCCTGAATGA
- the urtA gene encoding urea ABC transporter substrate-binding protein, producing MTLTGTRRRRRLFAVPALAAVAALVLAGCGARAGDTPAPSASGAVATESCVDTSGDTIKLGFLNSLTGGMAISEQTVSNVLHMAADEINADGGILGKQIEYVQEDGATDWPTFAEKTEKMLTQDCVGAIFGGWTSSSRKAVKPVVEEHNGLFFYPVQYEGLESSPNIYYTGATTNQQIIPALDFLAAEGVETLFLAGSDYVFPRTANAIIKLYAAELGIEIVGEEYVPLEKDDWTTQVAKIAEAKPDYVFNTINGSSNVGFVKAYYDAGLTPETTPIISVSIAEEEAPAMGHEVTGNYASWNYFQSMDTPNNPDFIERWQAYPGNSGVTSDPMEAAYISLYLYKALVEAAGSFDVDAINAAALEQEITVDAPEGVVTLNGENHHISKPGNIGRINADNQFDIVWSSDSVIEPDPYLEGYDWFPPDVRDALVASAG from the coding sequence ATGACACTGACCGGTACTCGACGGAGGCGCCGTCTGTTCGCCGTTCCCGCACTCGCGGCCGTCGCCGCCCTCGTTCTCGCCGGGTGCGGCGCCCGCGCCGGTGACACGCCTGCGCCGTCCGCATCCGGCGCCGTGGCGACGGAGAGCTGCGTCGACACATCGGGTGACACGATCAAGCTCGGCTTCCTCAACTCCCTGACCGGCGGCATGGCGATCTCGGAGCAGACCGTCTCCAACGTCCTGCACATGGCCGCCGATGAAATCAATGCCGATGGCGGCATCCTCGGCAAGCAGATCGAGTACGTCCAGGAGGACGGCGCCACCGACTGGCCGACCTTCGCTGAGAAGACCGAGAAGATGCTCACCCAGGACTGCGTCGGCGCGATCTTCGGCGGTTGGACCTCATCCTCCCGCAAAGCCGTCAAACCGGTCGTCGAGGAGCACAACGGACTCTTCTTCTATCCGGTGCAGTACGAGGGCCTCGAGTCGTCTCCGAACATCTACTACACCGGCGCGACGACCAACCAGCAGATCATCCCGGCGTTGGACTTCCTTGCTGCAGAAGGCGTCGAGACACTCTTTCTGGCGGGGTCCGACTACGTCTTCCCGCGAACCGCGAACGCGATCATCAAGCTCTACGCCGCCGAGCTCGGCATCGAGATCGTCGGCGAAGAGTACGTCCCCCTCGAGAAGGACGACTGGACCACCCAGGTGGCGAAGATCGCCGAAGCGAAGCCGGACTACGTCTTCAACACGATCAACGGTTCGTCGAACGTCGGCTTCGTCAAGGCCTACTACGACGCCGGCCTCACCCCGGAGACAACCCCGATCATCTCGGTCTCCATCGCCGAGGAAGAGGCGCCGGCCATGGGCCACGAGGTCACCGGCAACTACGCGTCGTGGAACTACTTCCAGTCGATGGACACACCCAACAATCCGGACTTCATCGAGCGCTGGCAGGCATACCCCGGTAACAGCGGGGTGACGAGTGACCCGATGGAGGCGGCATACATCTCGCTGTACCTCTACAAGGCGCTGGTCGAGGCAGCCGGCTCGTTCGATGTCGACGCGATCAATGCAGCGGCTCTCGAGCAGGAGATCACCGTCGATGCGCCTGAGGGTGTCGTCACGCTGAACGGGGAGAACCACCACATCTCCAAGCCGGGCAACATCGGCCGGATCAACGCCGACAACCAGTTCGACATCGTCTGGTCGTCGGACAGCGTGATCGAGCCCGACCCCTACCTCGAAGGGTACGACTGGTTCCCACCCGACGTCCGCGACGCACTCGTCGCCTCCGCGGGCTGA
- the urtB gene encoding urea ABC transporter permease subunit UrtB, whose amino-acid sequence MDVLIPPLLNGTAQGALLLLAALGLTLTFGQMGVINMAHGEFIMAGAFIAYLTQLVVTSTNISILVALPLAFVGAGILGLLLEIGIIRWMYRRPLDTLLVTVGVSLILQQVALQIFPAQGVPVEKPAWLDGQIDVLGYGWPARQVFTIVLAVLCLSALTASLKYSSFGRRIRATVQNRDLAETSGIQTRNVDRITFFVGSGLAGVAGVAASLIGGTNSQMGTQYIIPAFLVVVAGGVGQIKGAVIAAWVVGVALALFADWTTGSMAQVLAFVLVVVFLQFRPQGLFTVRTRGLT is encoded by the coding sequence GTGGACGTACTGATACCACCGCTTCTCAACGGCACGGCGCAGGGTGCCCTGCTGCTACTCGCGGCGCTCGGGCTCACCCTCACCTTCGGCCAGATGGGGGTGATCAACATGGCACACGGCGAGTTCATCATGGCCGGAGCATTCATCGCCTACCTGACCCAGCTCGTCGTCACCTCCACCAACATCTCGATCCTCGTGGCTCTGCCACTGGCATTCGTGGGCGCGGGCATCCTCGGCCTCCTCCTCGAGATCGGAATCATCCGATGGATGTACCGACGGCCCCTCGATACTCTCCTCGTGACAGTCGGTGTGAGTCTGATCCTCCAGCAGGTAGCCCTGCAGATCTTTCCCGCTCAGGGCGTCCCGGTGGAGAAGCCGGCCTGGCTCGATGGTCAGATCGACGTCCTCGGCTATGGCTGGCCGGCCCGTCAGGTGTTCACGATCGTGCTCGCCGTCCTGTGCCTCAGCGCCCTGACTGCGTCACTCAAGTACTCCTCCTTCGGGCGTCGGATCCGGGCGACCGTCCAGAACCGGGACCTCGCCGAGACCAGCGGCATCCAGACCCGGAACGTCGACCGCATCACCTTCTTCGTGGGCTCGGGTCTCGCCGGAGTCGCCGGGGTCGCCGCATCCCTGATCGGTGGCACGAACTCCCAGATGGGTACGCAGTACATCATCCCGGCATTCCTCGTCGTCGTCGCAGGCGGCGTCGGACAGATCAAGGGCGCCGTCATCGCGGCCTGGGTCGTGGGCGTCGCTCTGGCCCTCTTCGCCGACTGGACCACCGGAAGCATGGCGCAGGTTCTCGCTTTCGTGCTCGTGGTCGTCTTCCTCCAGTTCCGCCCACAGGGCCTGTTCACCGTCCGTACCAGAGGATTGACATGA
- the urtC gene encoding urea ABC transporter permease subunit UrtC, with protein sequence MTKTRPWIPLIGIGVLAVLLLAVAPAVLSLHWINNLGKYVCWAIAAVGIGLAWGRGGMLVLGQGVFFGLGAYAMAMHLTLETAGPDSLPVFMILYDPQAPLPAFWEPFRSGIFTVAAIIVLPVFVASILGYALFKRRVKGAYFAILTQALAVALAVLVSSTIRETGGDTGLSDFQYFFGFVLNDEANKIMVFLIAAALLIMCLLAVWQLNRSRYGELLIATRDAEERVRFLGYDPANIKLVAFVVAAVMASIAGAMFVPIVGIITPAEIGASASILMIAGVALGGRASLFGPALGAMAIGWGQSSLGSSWPDGWVYILGLVFILVTLFLPMGLSSLLGKATGALRHSRATPATGANAPVLELDEVKR encoded by the coding sequence ATGACGAAAACCAGACCATGGATCCCGCTCATCGGCATCGGGGTGCTCGCCGTCCTCCTTCTGGCCGTCGCCCCCGCCGTGCTCTCGTTGCACTGGATCAACAACCTCGGCAAATACGTCTGCTGGGCGATCGCGGCGGTCGGGATCGGCCTGGCCTGGGGCCGCGGCGGAATGCTCGTCCTGGGCCAGGGCGTGTTCTTCGGACTCGGCGCCTACGCCATGGCAATGCATCTGACCCTGGAAACCGCAGGGCCGGACAGCCTTCCCGTCTTCATGATCCTGTACGACCCCCAGGCGCCGCTGCCCGCGTTCTGGGAACCGTTCCGAAGCGGCATCTTCACCGTGGCAGCCATCATCGTGCTGCCGGTGTTCGTGGCGTCGATCCTCGGCTACGCGCTGTTCAAGCGCCGGGTGAAAGGCGCGTACTTCGCAATCCTGACCCAGGCTCTCGCCGTGGCTCTGGCGGTACTCGTCAGCTCCACGATCCGGGAGACCGGAGGGGATACAGGGCTCAGCGACTTCCAGTACTTCTTCGGATTCGTCCTGAACGATGAGGCGAACAAGATCATGGTCTTTCTCATCGCGGCGGCGCTTCTCATCATGTGCCTTCTGGCGGTGTGGCAGCTGAACCGCAGCCGCTACGGCGAACTGCTCATCGCCACGCGGGATGCCGAGGAACGCGTCCGGTTCCTCGGGTACGATCCGGCCAACATCAAGCTGGTCGCGTTCGTGGTCGCGGCCGTGATGGCCAGCATCGCGGGAGCGATGTTCGTCCCGATCGTCGGCATCATCACTCCTGCGGAGATAGGAGCTTCCGCCTCGATCCTGATGATCGCCGGCGTGGCTCTCGGCGGACGCGCCTCGCTCTTCGGACCGGCCCTCGGGGCGATGGCCATCGGATGGGGGCAGTCGAGCCTCGGCTCCAGCTGGCCCGACGGGTGGGTCTACATCCTCGGACTGGTTTTCATCCTCGTGACGCTCTTCCTTCCCATGGGCCTGTCCTCTCTCCTTGGTAAGGCGACGGGCGCCCTCCGCCACTCCCGCGCGACCCCGGCCACGGGGGCGAACGCCCCGGTACTCGAGCTCGATGAGGTGAAGAGATGA